A part of Brassica rapa cultivar Chiifu-401-42 chromosome A05, CAAS_Brap_v3.01, whole genome shotgun sequence genomic DNA contains:
- the LOC103870405 gene encoding protein ANTAGONIST OF LIKE HETEROCHROMATIN PROTEIN 1-like: MPDEVPLCFGVFAMSLLIGLGRFLINSNRSHMLERWLLEDEDGDYDDELGLFDVAITERLSHRTDRGAGWRYVQQLMYESDQQCYDILRMNQRTFEALCKMLAQRYGLEESHHVYLEESVAMFLETVGQDKTKRDIAARYQRSLDTVQRKLDEVLSALLKFAEDTLKPEEGEFARVSPVLRNDDRYWPQFRDCIGALDGTHISVRPPSQNADAYRGRKQDPTMNVLAICNFDMKFIYAYVGVPGRAHDTKVLTHCARNEASFPHPPAGKYYLVDSGYPTRTGYLGPHRNMRYHLGQFATGGPPVSARELFNRKHSGLRSVIERTFGVWKAKWRILDRKHPKYGLVKWIKLVTATMALHNFIRDSHREDHDFVQWQNGDDGEGEEAASDGDEEEGDRAMEDLRDNITNEYGRGRLPY, encoded by the exons ATGCCTGATGAAGTTCCCTTATGTTTTGGTGTTTTTGCTATGTCTTTGCTTATTGGTCTTGGTCGGTTTCTTATTAACAGCAACAGATCACAt ATGCTTGAAAGATGGTTgttggaagatgaagatggTGATTATGATGATGAACTTGGTTTGTTTGATGTGGCTATTACTGAGAGACTGAGTCATAGAACAGATCGAGGAGCAGGATGGCGTTATGTTCAGCAACTTATGTACGAATCTGATCAGCAATGTTACGACATTCTGCGCATGAATCAAAGGACGTTTGAAGCTTTGTGCAAGATGCTAGCTCAGCGATATGGATTGGAAGAGTCTCACCATGTCTACCTTGAGGAATCTGTTGCGATGTTTCTCGAGACTGTTGGTCAAGATAAGACGAAGAGGGATATTGCTGCAAGGTATCAAAGATCGTTGGATACAGTACAAAGAAAGCTTGATGAAGTCTTGAGTGCTCTTCTCAAGTTTGCAGAGGATACACTAAAACCAGAAGAAGGTGAGTTTGCAAGAGTGAGTCCTGTTTTGAGAAACGATGATCGGTATTGGCCTCAGTTCAGAGATTGTATTGGAGCACTTGATGGAACTCATATCTCGGTTCGCCCTCCAAGTCAGAATGCAGATGCATACAGAGGCAGAAAGCAAGATCCTACAATGAATGTTCTTGCTATATGTAACTTCGATATGAAGTTCATATATGCATATGTCGGTGTACCTGGTAGAGCACATGATACCAAGGTCTTGACTCATTGTGCGAGAAACGAGGCTTCTTTTCCACATCCTCCTGCTGGAAAGTATTATTTAGTTGACTCCGGATATCCGACCAGGACAGGGTATCTTGGTCCACATCGTAATATGCGATATCATCTTGGTCAGTTTGCTACAGGAGGACCACCAGTTAGTGCAAGAGAGTTATTCAACCGAAAGCATTCAGGTCTACGATCAGTGATTGAGAGGACATTTGGAGTATGGAAAGCAAAATGGAGGATTTTGGATCGTAAGCATCCAAAGTATGGTCTGGTCAAGTGGATTAAGTTGGTGACAGCGACGATGGCGCTACACAACTTCATACGTGATTCACATCGGGAAGATCATGATTTTGTACAGTGGCAAAATGGTGatgatggagaaggagaagaagctgcTAGTGAcggtgatgaagaagaag GTGATAGAGCGATGGAAGATTTGCGTGATAACATCACAAATGAATATGGTAGAGGTCGTTTACCGTATTAA